A region of Arabidopsis thaliana chromosome 5, partial sequence DNA encodes the following proteins:
- a CDS encoding Protein kinase superfamily protein (Protein kinase superfamily protein; FUNCTIONS IN: protein kinase activity, kinase activity, ATP binding; INVOLVED IN: protein amino acid phosphorylation; LOCATED IN: endomembrane system; EXPRESSED IN: 16 plant structures; EXPRESSED DURING: 12 growth stages; CONTAINS InterPro DOMAIN/s: Protein kinase, catalytic domain (InterPro:IPR000719), Serine-threonine/tyrosine-protein kinase (InterPro:IPR001245), Protein kinase-like domain (InterPro:IPR011009); BEST Arabidopsis thaliana protein match is: Protein kinase superfamily protein (TAIR:AT5G07620.1); Has 82931 Blast hits to 82167 proteins in 2664 species: Archae - 65; Bacteria - 8251; Metazoa - 30724; Fungi - 5376; Plants - 27548; Viruses - 192; Other Eukaryotes - 10775 (source: NCBI BLink).) has translation MRKSHLVKLILAVSLPTTFLIMIAIIIIFIFCRRTTTETNEVQYDVESPYEKQEFSDNGSETEEELIIFNGGEDLTICDILDAPGEVIGKSSYGTLYKATLQRSGKVRVLRFLRPLCAVNSDSKEFNGVIESLGFVRHDNLVPLLGFYVGNRGEKLMIHPFFGSSGNLSAFIKCGDVDAHKWSNILSITIGIAKALDHLHTGMQKPIVHGNLKSKNVLLDKSFRPRVSDFGLHLLLNLAAGQEVLEASAAEGYKAPELIKMKEVSKESDVYSFGVIMLELVSGKEPTNKNPTGSVLDRNRLSDLYRPEIIRRCLKDGNGVTEECVLEYFQLAMSCCSPSPTLRPSFKQVLRKLEEIRK, from the exons ATGAGAAAATCCCATTTGGTAAAACTGATACTTGCAGTATCTCTACCAACAACATTCTTGATCATGATCGCCATCATCataatcttcatcttctgtagaagaacaacaacagagACCAATGAAGTTCAATACGACGTCGAATCTCCTTACGAGAAACAAGAATTTTCCGATAACGGATCCGAAACAGAGGAGGAGCTTATCATCTTCAACGGTGGAGAAGATCTAACGATCTGCGATATACTCGATGCTCCAGGAGAAGTCATCGGAAAATCAAGCTACGGTACATTATACAAAGCGACGTTACAAAGAAGTGGGAAAGTTAGAGTTCTTAGGTTCCTTCGACCTTTATGTGCTGTGAATTCAGATTCTAAGGAGTTTAATGGCGTCATTGAGTCACTTGGGTTTGTTCGACATGATAATCTCGTTCCTCTGTTAGGGTTTTACGTTGGCAACAGAGGAGAGAAGCTTATGATTCATCCCTTCTTCGGTAGTTCCGGGAATCTTTCTGCGTTCATCAAAT GTGGAGATGTTGACGCACACAAATGGAGCAACATTTTGAGTATCACCATTGGAATAGCAAAAGCTCTTGATCATCTCCATACAGGAATGCAGAAACCGATTGTTCACGGAAATCTGAAGTCGAAAAATGTTCTACTAGACAAGAGTTTTAGGCCTAGAGTCTCTGATTTCGGCTTGCATTTGCTTTTGAACCTTGCAGCTGGGCAAGAGGTTCTAGAAGCTTCAGCTGCAGAGGGTTACAAAGCGCCTGAGTTGATCAAGATGAAGGAAGTAAGCAAGGAGAGTGATGTATATAGTTTCGGTGTGATCATGCTTGAGTTAGTCTCTGGTAAAGAGCCGACAAACAAGAATCCAACGGGATCTGTACTTGATCGTAATAGGTTGTCGGATTTGTACCGTCCTGAGATTATTAGGAGATGTCTGAAGGATGGAAATGGTGTGACCGAAGAGTGTGTCCTCGAGTACTTTCAGCTTGCAATGTCTTGTTGCTCTCCATCGCCTACTCTTAGGCCGAGCTTCAAGCAAGTATTGAGGAAGCTTGAAGAGATCAGGAAATGA